A stretch of DNA from SAR202 cluster bacterium:
GTCGTCCCTGACGTCGCCCCCGTGTTAGACACCACCCCCAGTTTATACCCCCTGCCCTTCAGCTCCCCAATCATCCGCGACGCCTCAGGATGCATCGGCGGCGGGTAGTCGAAAAACGCCCTGTCGTAAGCCTGCCCCAGCTCTGCTCGCGCCCGACGTGATATCCTCGACCCCAACCCTGCGCTTATCCGTTCCACAAAACTCCAGATCTGGTCGTCAAAGCTAATATCCCGCCCCGAGTCCCGAATCACCGCGCAGTAAGACAGCGTCTCCCTATACGCGTGCCACAGCCGCTCCTGCGAAAACGCCGCCCCCTCCGCCTTCAAAATCCCCTCCACCCTGTCAATCCGAAGCTGCGCCCTCCTCTCTCCCAACTCCCGGTCGTCGAGAATCAGCGTCTGCCACAAGTCCAGCGTCACTGCCGCCCCTTTTTTCGTTCCCATCTCATTCGACATGCCGCTATGATACCAAATTGAATACAGTCAAACGTGCGCCTCGATTTCTAAATACCCCTACGACGCCATATAGAGGGCGCGACCATCACTCCCGGTGGGTGCGGGACATCTCATCTGGTTCTCCCTCTTCTCCTATTGCAAAGGAGAAGAGGGAGTTAGAGGGTGATAAGGTGATCTTTATTTTCTTTCCCCTTCTTCCAGCAGGAAGAAGGGGACCAAGGGGATGAAGGTATCTCGAATGAAAATAAGGCTGGTTTCCTATACCAAGTCTCCGTTATAGGTCACTGCGGTGCAGAAGTTGCCATCCCCCCACCAACACGCTACATTTACCCCAAACCTTCTCCCTGGAGCGCGTCCATGATCACCCGCGCCGACCTCAAAAAAGCTCTCCCCGACATCACCTCTACCCTCAAATTCCCCGGCCTCCTAGCCCCTGTGGAAATCCTTCGCGACGCGTGGGGCATCCCCCACGTCCGCGCCCAAAACACCCACGACGCCTTCTTCGGCCAGGCCTTCGCCGCCGCCCAGGACCGCCTCTGGCACATGGACTAC
This window harbors:
- a CDS encoding HAD family hydrolase, which produces MSNEMGTKKGAAVTLDLWQTLILDDRELGERRAQLRIDRVEGILKAEGAAFSQERLWHAYRETLSYCAVIRDSGRDISFDDQIWSFVERISAGLGSRISRRARAELGQAYDRAFFDYPPPMHPEASRMIGELKGRGYKLGVVSNTGATSGTTMREYLGQMGVLGYFDTLVFSDEARLAKPNTKIYQSAMKALGVSPECAVHVGDDPRNDVAAAKLAGMRVVWVPNGKRAQEMEEGQPKPDATVGGLGEVVEAVEGLVG